A segment of the Arachis hypogaea cultivar Tifrunner chromosome 5, arahy.Tifrunner.gnm2.J5K5, whole genome shotgun sequence genome:
atatatatatatatatatatatatatatatattgaggaaATTTTTTGATAATCTTAaaacataatatttaatttaatgcatgtattttaaatatttaggaGTTGTAAGTTTTATTCGTAAATAAATATATCAGATAATAAAATGgtaaaagaaatatatttttcacattaaaattaattactttgttttattgttttccaTTGATATATAGGCCTACATTTAAggaaattttacaaaataaaaccATCTTGATATTTTTTATTGGGAAGAAAAATAAGTAAACTTAAATAAATTACTTAGTTTTATTGAAATATTCAAACACTAAAATATGTACTATTTGTTTTATtctcactaataataataataataataataataataataataataataataataataataataataataataataataataaaataaagtaatttgGCATTTAATTAATGTCGGTGTGTAAGGATAATGTGAAAAGTTAATGTTCTTGAGAAATTGATTCTCTCTagtttttttaacacttgagagaataaagtgtgatcttttatttttaattctatgaatgagacaaaaaaaaaaaaaaaaagcaataaaaagtgaaaTTAAATACTAAGcaccatccaattttttttcacGGAAAAAGATCCAGTTAGCAATACTTTATCTTCTCTTTCCTAATAACACACACAATTTTCTAAACACttgttttgtttattattttattatattgtcaAAAGCATAGAACCTTTGACTCTATATATATCTTGCCCAAATACATACATAACTCATTCTATAAATACTCAAATAAATTGCATCAGATTTCCACCAACAAAATCTAAACCAAAAGCAACATCACATAAGGAAAGAGAGAGATAATGAAGTTTTTAGGGTTATCTTTTGTTGCTCTCATTGGTCTTTGTCTCTTCTTGATGCTAATGATACTAATAACACTGGTTTGGTGGGTTATACCAAATAAAAAGCTTCATAAGCTTAAGAAATGTGGTTTTGAAGGTCCACCTCCAAGTTTCCCTCTTGGAAACATCAAAGACATGAAAAGAAAGAAGAGCAACATTATTATTACTACCACAACtatttcttcatcatcttctaatCTCTCTCATGATATACACTCTATAGTTGCTCCTTATTATTCTTCATGGCAAAATTCTTATGGTAATCAACTAATCATCATCTATATATAGACATTAACCTACTTTTTTGtaaatatatagaataatttttttatttcaaaacatttgttattttaaaatttatttgttatttcatGATAGTTGAGAATCGTTAAATAATCAGAtagatttgactaaattattaacGAACAACTATTAACTATtaattaacttcacgtgaaaatAATTGCACATGAATTTTCACCATATTTTTTAAGAATAGATGGGACAcatgtttttttttctctaaatttatattttatggaTCACAAAAATCAAATATAGTCTAATAATTcaataaatttaaacaaaaattagaaCGAAATACATTGAGTTATGAATGTATGAGATTAATTATGTGTTGCACAGGAAAAGTGTTCATATACTGGCTTGGGACGGAGCCATTTTTGTAGATTGCGGATGCAGAATTCTTGAAGAAGATGTCAAGAGAGGTTGAAGCAAAGGCATGAGGGAAACCAGATGTTTTTAGAAAAGATAGATACTCAATTTTTGGAGAGGGTTTGGTTATGACCGAAAGTGATCAATGGGTTCTTCATCGCCATGTTCAAggtcttgttttctctttcttaatCCTTTCTCTAATTGCAATTAAATGAAAGGAAAGTCTTTAATTCAAAATTatgtgaaattaatttttaattagtaaatattagttaattttaggatttaaatttaaaaatcagtgtaacttttctaaaatctaaatataaataaatctaTAACTTCATTTACATTAGTGAGTGACAAAACGGAAAATTAAGTGCAAGGGATAGAGTGCAAATTCAAAAAGAAGGAACGCCGCAACAAATGAGGTGCCGCAAGTAGAAACTTAGTGCGGGGAAATTATTTTAATGGTAAATTCTATTCTACCCTTTTTATAATAACATGTATATTATCTCTTTGTGACATATCACTCTTTAATTGGTGGTTATGTTAACTATAGTTAAActattgataattaaattataacCCAAAGTGGATAATGGTATAATTTATtaaactattaaaaatccaatttttgtTTCTTTCCCAAATCATGCTCCCAAAAAATAAATCCTTACTTTTCAATTGATGATGTTATATTAAAGGCATGTTGTGGCTGATCGTGAAGACTTCTTGCAAATGTTGATCCTTAGGAAGAAAATTTCAGCATGGTTTGAGCATCAGGAAGAAGATGACGGAGTATCAGTGTCATTCCCCCAAAATTGTCCTTTAATTGAAACCATTGCACTTGCTTTCTGTTTcctaattgaaattgaagaatatattGACACAGTACGACCATTGGTGATCTGCAATGGTGAAGAATTAACGGTGAATTGAATTTCTGAACaatgataaaaatataactttactttttaatgtttatagaaattatatattcatccctcttaaaaaaatatttaattacaaaattatcctattttaattaagATATTAACTTTTATTGagttaaattaactcaaattAAAACTAAACATCCAATTAAAACATGCCACGTCACAAGAGGTAATTTACATGTTGATTTAGAGGGGGTTGGATAGAACTCACctattttaatttcctaatttgtttgtgggcaatacatatattaattgcaATCACAAATTatactatttcaaattaaatgacttatataattgtgattttatttattgttttaaatgctaaattgaataagtcattattacttttgatttggaattaaatgagaataaaactaaatattatcttttgttccttaaataattattttttggattttagatatattatcttttggactttatatactattttatttgggttttagagtttaatgggtgtcatactcaaatataaataggccTTCAGAGTTTCGGTgttgctctttccccatcaaaagagttgcaatTCAGCCGCCTAGGGATGCAGAAGGTTTTAGTTGagaaagatcgaaagaaccacaagactgGGTCTTTTCATCAATTTCTAATTTCTACAAATaaaggtacgcttccgcattatgatatatttttggtgattcaataaaGATGATTTgggttattaaaattaaaattaatttattccaaacACTTAGAAGTTAGAACTTAGAAGAGATGAATGTTTACGTTATCATTTAGGAAAAAATGCAATAGGATTCAATTCAATTAAACCCGCAACTTAGAAGAGATGAATGTTTAGTTATCATTTGGAAAAAATTTGCAATACGATTCAACTCAATTAAGCCGCAATTAGAAAAACTAAAGGTCATCCTTTATGTTTGGGGCGTGGAACATACATATCTTTGTACACAAATTATTGACATAACATATAAAATTCATATAATAATAAAGCATATTTACTAATGAAAGCATATTCCTAGCTATTACATGAAATTATTGTATGTAGATATACAAATCACATGgattcaataataattaattaacttcATGGAATTTTGGGTATATATTATTGCATGCTCCACGTGGGAGTTCCTTTCGTATGTCAACTACTAATCTCTTTTATTTGTTGTTGgaagattaataataattaataagcaTTCATTTGACCTCTCATCTTTGGCATCATGTAGCAAGTTGGATAACTATGGGAGTGgataatttaattgaaaaatattatatatattattttttgtattaaaataattgataaaaaataagaaaagataaaatactTTTTCTTCTATGCCTTAAAAAAAGGagtcactcagataaagacgttgAAAacgttataaatatattttttaataattaaaatttaatacatataatcgattaaatcgtgttatttttgttaaaattagactagacaaatttatttaacaaaaaaaatgataaatcaaatcttgaactagtctaaattaatattattttttatagaaaatgactaacataccctattatagaaaatgactaaaatacttctattatatatatattaattttgaaaattttaaattttagttctttatttttttattgtaggattaggatttagaatttttaaaattaatatttatatataataagagtattttaatcattttctataataaaagtattgtagtcatcattttttataaaaaaaaataatatcaatttagaccagttcaagatttgattcaccattttttcggttaaatcaaattgtctagcctaattttgacaaaaataacatgatttaatcgattatatatgttaaattttaattactgaaaaacttaaaaaaaaaagagattttggTATAGTCTTcttatactcaattaagaggccGGTTCGAGTCTCCATatcttttggtaaaaaaaaaaaaaagaaaagaattgcagcCAAAATTTAGTTGAGTAAATTGACGGGACTTGTAGCGGGCTATCGTAACAACTGCATGGCTTAGGCTTCCGGGCATGGTTATTGAGGCCCAGTTAATCATTGGGCTCATGGAATAATGGTTTATTTTTTAGAAATGGAATATTTCGATGGCTCATAATTCGTTGTGTTAAAGATTTGAAGAGCGTTGATGTTGGTCTCAAGCGCAGCATGAAGAGGGAATCGCATGTTTGAATTTTGGGTCGGGGTTGCGGTCGGGTTGGGGCCTGGGGTTTTGGTTTTCTACTTTGGGTCTGGGCCAGTTTTTGGCCTGGGTACCtgactagaaaaaaaaaaagtgacggGTACCTTCAATAAGTGATTTGGtactatataaattttaaatcaatGTTGTGAGAAAACCCCGCGCATAACACTCACACCCAGCAGAAAACTCTAATCTTCTCTTCTCTTCGAAGAATAGCCACTACCCACCATCccacttctctcccttctctctctgttGCTGCTTCTCCCCTCCTCGCCGGCGTGAAGTCTCTAATCTCTCTCTGATTCTATCTCCCGGCCTCTACCCCtcagaaatttgaaatttattctgaaaatgcatatgatgtattattgatgattctgctgaattttgagatattaatattctcaatttttatttgaattcagtcCGTTCATATTGAATTAATTCTGCTAAAATTGAATTATAAAttcaattgtttaatttattaattcttttgGTGAATTCTTATTTTGCTgttattgattcaaaataaaaacatTGCCACAATTTTGCATTGAATTTCCTATATGGCTTCATATGATTTGGTTGAattatgcttatgattttttgGTGCAGCACAGAGTGACTTTTTTCTAGGGTTTGGTTCTGACGATTGTTATGAATCCTTTTTCGTGTTTGTAGTTTTATTTGTTGGTGAGAGTGAATTGACGTTTATTTTCTACGAATTTTCAAAttctgactgtttttttttttttttcagatctgACTCTTTGTAACTCAACATAGCTCGAGTCAGAGACATGGACGAGATTAATCGATGGGCAGACATTGACGAAGATTTGTTGAAAGAAATTTCAAAACGGTTCCATGCCTACGATGATTACATCCAGCTTCGATTGGTTTGCAAAGAGTGGAGCTTGAAACTTGCAAAGATTCCCAATGGAAACAAAATTCCGTGGTTATTGTTACCTGACGAAACTGTCAAGAATCATTCCTACGAAGACGAGGAGATTTATCATCTCATGCAATTAGCTGCTGCAGATGATGAAACTCTTGATACTTGCGTCCTTGAAGAGAAACATATTTACCATATCATGCTGCCAGAGATGCAGTCCTACAACAAGTTCATCCGCGGTTCTGGTCATGGTTGGGTGATTGTCCAATCCATATCTGATGGCACTATACAAATGTTAAATCCATTTACAAATCGTAGTTTGGATCTTCCTCCAGTCTCAACTTTACCCACTATAATTGATTACCAGCCTGATAATCATGGGGATGAATACACAATGTGGGATTTTCGTGACATTAGGATCACCCTGGATAGAGATAGAACACATAGATTCCAAGTTTTTAAGGTTATTATAAACTCATCTCCTGAGCATGACATTGAAAATTTTATGGCGGTGGTGATATTCGGACCTAACCAGAGATTGGCCTTTTACAAGCCTGGCAATATGAGATGGGTAGAATTTCCAACCAGAGATAAGAGGTTTGAGGACGTAATATTTTTCCAAGAAAAGATATATGCCATAAACAATGACGGGcagctatatgaatttgatacAAAGATAAGAGCAGGGCTTAAGGGAGGAATCCATGAAACCAGACCTCCATCCGAAATTCCCATAGGCCCTCACGAGCCTAAATGTCTTATTGGGTGCGCCAATGGAAGCTTATTGATGTTGGTAAGATATCTTCGCCATCCCTTCTTGAGGACAATACGCAGGGATTTTGAAACTTACAAATTTGATATCTATGAGttaaaaagaaacagaaaagagtggTCAACATTAGATAATTTAGGTAACTATATACTAGTGATTGGCTTTAATTCTTCTGTTCAAATTCCTGTGCCTTTTCTAAGCAAAGGAAATCAGATTTGGTTTACAGATAACCAAACAGCGATGCAATCATCATTTTACGATCCTGTTCCTCAAGATATCGGCATCTTCGACTTGGACCATGGAAATTTCCAGAGAGTATTGTTAGAAGT
Coding sequences within it:
- the LOC112804028 gene encoding putative F-box protein At4g17565 — its product is MDEINRWADIDEDLLKEISKRFHAYDDYIQLRLVCKEWSLKLAKIPNGNKIPWLLLPDETVKNHSYEDEEIYHLMQLAAADDETLDTCVLEEKHIYHIMLPEMQSYNKFIRGSGHGWVIVQSISDGTIQMLNPFTNRSLDLPPVSTLPTIIDYQPDNHGDEYTMWDFRDIRITLDRDRTHRFQVFKVIINSSPEHDIENFMAVVIFGPNQRLAFYKPGNMRWVEFPTRDKRFEDVIFFQEKIYAINNDGQLYEFDTKIRAGLKGGIHETRPPSEIPIGPHEPKCLIGCANGSLLMLVRYLRHPFLRTIRRDFETYKFDIYELKRNRKEWSTLDNLGNYILVIGFNSSVQIPVPFLSKGNQIWFTDNQTAMQSSFYDPVPQDIGIFDLDHGNFQRVLLEVKFFCPPVWLLP